A window from Nitrospirae bacterium CG2_30_53_67 encodes these proteins:
- a CDS encoding GTPase Era, translating into MSDSGVYRSGYAALIGRPNVGKSTLMNRMLGEKLSIVTEKPQTTRNRILGIKTTERFQALFLDTPGIHTVKHRLNEIMLKAALSALEDADLILFLVEPVLEVNEEDQWICHKLEKVKTPVILIINKIDTIRPENLLPLIREYGSLLTFKEVIPVSALTGEGVPDLEVLIPSFLPEGPRYYPEENLTDLSERFMISEMIREKIIQQTQKEIPYAAAVVVEAVRKREGADLVDVEAVIYIEKESQKGILIGKHGKRLKEIGVMVRPEIEGLLNSRVYLKLWVKVRKGWRDHSGMLKEMGFDISLHN; encoded by the coding sequence ATGTCGGATTCCGGAGTTTATAGGTCCGGGTATGCGGCCTTGATCGGTCGTCCTAACGTGGGGAAGTCGACCCTGATGAACCGTATGCTGGGTGAGAAACTCTCCATTGTGACGGAGAAACCCCAGACGACCCGCAACAGGATCCTGGGGATCAAAACCACCGAACGTTTTCAGGCCCTCTTCCTGGACACGCCCGGTATCCATACTGTAAAACACCGGCTGAACGAGATCATGCTGAAGGCCGCCCTTTCAGCCCTTGAGGACGCGGATCTGATTTTGTTTTTAGTGGAACCTGTCTTAGAAGTCAATGAGGAGGATCAGTGGATATGCCATAAGCTGGAAAAGGTCAAAACACCGGTCATCCTGATTATCAACAAGATAGACACCATCAGACCCGAAAACCTTCTTCCCCTGATCCGGGAGTACGGCAGTCTCCTGACATTTAAAGAGGTCATCCCTGTTTCGGCCTTGACCGGGGAGGGCGTTCCCGATCTTGAGGTTCTGATCCCTTCATTTCTCCCTGAGGGGCCGCGCTACTACCCTGAGGAAAATTTAACCGATCTCTCCGAGAGGTTTATGATTTCGGAAATGATCCGGGAAAAGATCATCCAGCAGACGCAAAAGGAGATCCCTTATGCTGCAGCCGTGGTTGTTGAGGCCGTGAGAAAGAGGGAAGGGGCGGATCTGGTTGATGTGGAGGCTGTCATCTACATAGAGAAGGAGTCTCAGAAAGGGATTCTCATCGGGAAGCACGGGAAGAGGCTCAAGGAGATCGGCGTCATGGTTCGTCCGGAGATCGAGGGGCTCTTGAATTCCAGGGTCTATCTTAAACTCTGGGTCAAGGTACGTAAGGGTTGGCGGGACCATTCCGGTATGCTGAAGGAAATGGGATTTGATATATCATTGCATAATTAA